GTCAAGATGGACCAGATACGACACCATTGGCAGCCCCATGCTGTGGGAATGGGAATAGAAGCACGACATGAAGCAGGCTGTAGGCCTCTCGCATAAGGCAGTGTGCCATTTGGGCCTATTACAGTCGCTAACCGCCAACCGGCCTGTCACAAATATCCAGCCCCAAGCGGGGACGTCGACGCCGGTAAACGACTGACATCCTCGACGACGTGATAAAGAACTCCTGTCTCCAGGCCCCTCGACTCGACAGACAATGTCGTTTTGTTTCTCTCTTCATCTGGTCGTTAACCTCATCCCAACTCTTCAAGGAAGAACCCAGCGCACGACAGCTTTGCAGGACGGCCCGGGCTGCGTTCGCCGTGTCCACTCCCGCCTGTCGTCTCGTttctctgttgttgttcacGGACGCACCGACGTTCAACGCGCCTGTCGTCTCGTTTCTCCGTGTTGTTCACAGACACACTGACGGGTTCAACCCCTCTGTTGTTCCGTCCGCCCACCAAGCTTTCAAGGTCCTCAATTTGTCTCAAGTTGGAGCCTTTAGCACTCACTCACTTGGTCAACCTTTGGTGAGCTTCTCCCCTTCTCTCAAACATGTTGATCCAAAAATGCTGACACCCACATAGCCATCCTAAATAGCTGGTCGACAGCTCTATGCGCAAATTATCCTCTCGCCCGCCATGGAGGTCTACATCAGGAACCTTCCTCAAGGCCTTTCCGAGAGAAGCTTGACAGCTCATCTGAAGCCGTTCATGGACAACCTTGGCATCCGTCACTACGACTGCAATAAACGGTCCAACCAACCCTTTGGGAAAGTCATCTTTATCACTGCCAGGGAAGCGCTGAACTTCATCGCGAAGCACCCTCGTCTTTATATCATGAATCAGCAGGCTGAATGCAGGGTCAGCAAGCCCCAGCCAAAGGATCTGAAGAACTTGGTCAACGGCATTCTTTACGAGgctgaagaaaaggaaaggcgAAAGAAGGCGTGGGAGGAGAATACGAGCAACAATGCCCGGCCTGCACGCACGCCAACTTTAGCACTTGATGCCGACGTTCTTGACTGCGGACATTGGTCCTACATCGACGGCAACTTGACCTTCATCACCGAGTGGTCGTCCTCCCTGCGCGTCTCAGCAAAGTTCGCCAAGCACGACCTCGTCATTACCTCTTTGGCTGAATCTCAGGTATCTATCCCATATCGATATATCCACGAACTCGTTTGGTCGAATGGTGGACATGTCGCTGTCACTCTCGCACACGCCCCTACGTTTCTCTCGCCGCCAATTCCATTACTTCGGCCCGGGCAACCCAAGAGGATGCGCCTCGAGGCATGTGATAGTAACCACGCCAAAGTATCAAAATTCTGCCTCGTCTATCATTTCAAGGTTTCGGACAAACATTTAAAACAGAACCAGGGTAGCTACAGAGGGAGTGACTTCCGTACCGCCATTAATGGACTGAATGAGCAAGAAATGTTCTGGGTCACGCATTATACATTCGCCATTCAAACCACATCTCCGCAAGATGCATATGCAGTTGCAGTTGACAGGCTTAGGGCGGCTCTTCTGGAGTACGAAGGTAGAGATACGTTGCCTTACAGCCTGCTCTTCAATCTCCAAGCGCTGGTGTACATGTCGTATCTTCATCCGACAACCGTGCTAAAGCTAGCCAAGCGCTTAGCTGATATGTTCGAAACGGCCCGACGCTCAGGTCAGCGGCAGGATCCCATTTCGGTTGATGCCTTCAAGGACCTCTTCAAAACCATCGACTGGCCGTCGCCGAGCCTCTCGAGCGCAGAGGAGCTCGCTCAGTTTGAGGTCGAAGGGATTATTGAACACTTGAAGAAAACGGAGAAACGCATGCGTGAGGGCTACACCCTGCGGTTAAACGAAGAGATTCCTCCCGGTCTTACCAAGATCTATCGGGCACTTGTCACACCAACCCGAATCGAACTTCACGGGCCTGAACTGGAAGCCAAGAACAGGATCCTTCGAAAGTTTCCAGAACACCAGGACCACTTCCTTCGAGTCCAGTTCGCCGAAGAGGATGGACAGGACCTCTTTTTCAACTCGGCGGTTTCCATGGACGCCATATATCAGAGATTTAAAGACGTCTTGACCAATGGCATCTCAGTTGGTGGACGGGTTTACAGGTTTCTCGGCTTCTCCCATTCCTCCCTCCGAGCACATAGCCTTTGGCTAGCGGCGCCTTTCATATACGACGGTAAATTGCAATTAGCTAGTAACATCATTGAGGATTTGGGCGATTTTCGCAATATCATGTCGCCAGCGCGACGTGCGGCACGCATAGGCCAGGCCTTTTCAGAGACACCATATTCCGTTTCGCTCTACGATCACGGTATTGATGTGATAAGGCAAAGGGACGTCAAACGCAACGAACGCGTGTTCAGTGATGGCGTTGGGATAATTTCGCAGGGTGCCCTCGAGGTGATTCATCGCGAGATTCCCGAATCCAAGGGCTATCCCAATTGCTTACAGGTTCGATGGGCTGGAGCAAAGGGCATGTTGGCTCTCGATGCCCGGCTCACTGGGAGGCAAATCTGTATCAGGGATTCCATGGAGAAGTTCCGCAGCCGTGATGAGGAACATCTCGAAATATGCGACATGGCTTCCAAGCCAATTCCTCTGATGCTGAACCGTCAGATGATCAAAATTCTCGAGGACATGCGCGCCCCTGCCCAGTGGTTCTTGGAGCTTCAAGAAAAGGAACTCCAACGTCTGCGGGCAATCACGGATAACGTCCAGAACGTGGCAACCTTTCTCAAGCTGCAGTGTGTCGGAGATTCTGTACACCTCAGCCAGTTTCTCAAAGACCTTGACAAAATGAACATCGACTACCGGAGAGACCAGTTTCTTCGCGGTATTGTCGAAGCTGTCGTGCTTAGAGAGCTGCGCTTGCTCAAGCACAAGGCTAGAATCCCGGTTCCCTATGGCGTTACTCTGTTTGGTGTCATGGACGAGACAGGCCTATTGCGCGAAGGCGAAGTATACGTGACTTTTGAGACCGTGGACGGTCGCTTCAAGGACCCTCCCACTGCTGGCCCCGTTGTGGTGACCAGGTCTCCAGCCTTGCACCCTGGAGACATCCAGATTGCCCACAATGCCATTCCACCGGCAGGGCACCCTCTCAGAGAACTGAAAAACTGCATCGTGTTCAGTCAAAACGGTGAACGTGACCTGCCTAGTCAGCTGTCGGGCGGTGACTTGGATGGCGACACTTTCAACGTGATCTGGGATCAAAGCATCGTTGCCACGCTCAGAACTTTCGCGGCGGCCGATTATCCACGTGTCGAGCCCTTGAAACTGAACCGCGAGGTCGAGTCAAAGGACATGGCTGACTTCTTCGTGGAGTTTATGAAAGCCGATCACCTGGGGGTAATTGCGGTTCGGCACATGATCCTCGCGGACGAACGCAATGAGGGAACGCTGGATGCAGACTGTCTCAAGCTGGCAGCATTGCACTCTAAAGCGGTTGACTTCTCCAAATCGGGGATTCACGTGGATATCACCGAGTTACCAAGGCCACCAATGTATCGGCCTGATTTGTAAGTGCCGACATACCTTCCTGCTTCAGTTCCCTGCTAATGATGACTGCCAGCCTGGTGAACGGGCCAGACATTAAGATCCACGATAAGTCCACGATTGACATGGAAGAGCAGTACCTTAGgcaagacgacgatgatggagacGACACACCGCGGTACAAATACTACAAATCGGACAAGATATTGGGACGTCTTTTCCGTGCCGTGGATGAAAAGAAGATATGGACCAAGAACATCAAGCTGGAAGTCCCATCGGGTGGTGTTCCGTTttggaaggaagtggaaTCATCCCTGTTGAAACGTGTTCGCGGTATTGGACAAGTGCAGTGGCAACATCGTCTTGACGAAGCCCGCCGAATCTGTGAATCGTAAGCCACCAGCCTTTCCCCGTCGCTGCTCATGGTTGCAACCAACTAATATGATTTGTCATGTTATCAGTTACGAAGACGGCATAAAAGACGCCATGGTAGAGTTTGCTGACTCTCCGACCCAGCCCCTCAAAGAGCTGGAAGTTGTCATGGGATTTATCCTAAACAAGAAAGGCATTCAGAGCAGGCGGCAGCGAGACAAGTCATCAAAGCTGTCGGACGCGTTTGCCCGCATAACCAAAATGGTGACAAATGTATTGCGTCCCTCCACTCCGCCTGAGGAAGCTACATCGGAGCTCCACGCATTGGAGCTCTGCCTTGCCTGCTTTTACGTGGCAGGTGAGAAGAAAAGCCAACCCCAAGAATCCTGGAAGCGTCAAATCGCTACAGGCCTTGAAAGCTTCCGGCTTGTGGCGGGTTCGGCCTTGCTTCTCGAGATCAAGGCGCAGGAGCAAAAGATCAGGCTTAGACACGCCGCTAGAAGTGGTGGCTTCGTCGGTGTCCGGGGAGGGAGCCGCGTTGCAGGTCGGGGAGGTAGGGGAGGCCATCGGCAGCCCGCTCGTGTGGATGTTAACACGGCGGCTGAGGCGGCGACCCTACAAACCGCCGATACTGGTGCTGCGTTTGGTTTGGGCTCACCAAGCAGCACGTCAGCGCCAACGACCCCGAGCTCCGGATCCAACTACACGCCCAGTAGTGGGTCGGACATGCGAGATGGCATTTTCAACAGCCCTACAGGGCCATACGCAGGCTATCAGCCGGAATTGGTACATGCACAGGCTGGCGCAAGAACAGCGGGCACTTCAGGAGGACAGGTGCCAAGTGCGGCGCCTGCAAACATGCCAGTTAGATTGGCACCTGCGGACAAGGTGGCCCATCTTGCAGCTCTGTATGCGCAGATGCAGATTTACCAGAGGCATTAGGATTCTGCGGACATTGAAGGCCAGCGGGGGAGTTGACGGGTGGGTAGCGGGGATTCAgaggttgaagaagaggaaatttTTTTTGGATATCACGACCTTGATGACCTTTCTTGTCTTTTACTCCAGCTCACGTTTGGGATCGTAGGTTATTTCTCGCAATCTAAACAGAAGTTGAATACCTCAGCCAGGCAGGTGTTGTTGACGGGAGAATGCTGGGGTCCATTTCCCGGCTGTTGCCCGGCACCCCGGATGTGTACCCCGCAAATTAGATCTTCCCTCCACTAAAATGCCGGGCGACAGCGGCGGGAAAATGCTTTGCCGCCAGCAAACCAAGAGCCGAGCCGCAGGGCCGGAGATGGCGGGCGGTTGCACCCATCCACTCCGACGTCACTCCGATTATGATTACTGTCTGATGAGTTCAAAGTATTTGAGTGCCTGTTATCTCACAAACTCAATAGTTCCAGCAGTCGAGTGAGTGATCTCTTCTACGGTGGCCCAAGTGAGGTGTATGCTCAATTGAAAATTGGTCCAAGCTTCCATCTGGCCTCAGCTGCAAACCTTTTTATATCAACGCCTCCATCAACCTCCCGTCTTTACACCCTCGTTAGCTTCCTACCTTCTtagctttttctttcttctttctctctaccttctcctcctcctttttttttctctctttttctctctttctctctccttctttttctctctttctctctccttctttttctctctctttctcttatttttttttttttttttttttttttttttttttttttttttttttttcgctgTTGGGAGAGGCAGAAGGATCCATTTGCATTGTTACCTTCCCCAACTCCAAAGTTCTCGCCAAAATTTAGAGAAGGTCCAGGGGTCCATTTGTACTACTACCTAAGACCTTAGCAAACCTCCCGCCCGCAAAGTCACTTTAACTCttattgctttattgcttcattgctttattgcttc
The Neurospora crassa OR74A linkage group II, whole genome shotgun sequence DNA segment above includes these coding regions:
- the rrp3 gene encoding RNA-dependent RNA polymerase — protein: MEVYIRNLPQGLSERSLTAHLKPFMDNLGIRHYDCNKRSNQPFGKVIFITAREALNFIAKHPRLYIMNQQAECRVSKPQPKDLKNLVNGILYEAEEKERRKKAWEENTSNNARPARTPTLALDADVLDCGHWSYIDGNLTFITEWSSSLRVSAKFAKHDLVITSLAESQVSIPYRYIHELVWSNGGHVAVTLAHAPTFLSPPIPLLRPGQPKRMRLEACDSNHAKVSKFCLVYHFKVSDKHLKQNQGSYRGSDFRTAINGLNEQEMFWVTHYTFAIQTTSPQDAYAVAVDRLRAALLEYEGRDTLPYSLLFNLQALVYMSYLHPTTVLKLAKRLADMFETARRSGQRQDPISVDAFKDLFKTIDWPSPSLSSAEELAQFEVEGIIEHLKKTEKRMREGYTLRLNEEIPPGLTKIYRALVTPTRIELHGPELEAKNRILRKFPEHQDHFLRVQFAEEDGQDLFFNSAVSMDAIYQRFKDVLTNGISVGGRVYRFLGFSHSSLRAHSLWLAAPFIYDGKLQLASNIIEDLGDFRNIMSPARRAARIGQAFSETPYSVSLYDHGIDVIRQRDVKRNERVFSDGVGIISQGALEVIHREIPESKGYPNCLQVRWAGAKGMLALDARLTGRQICIRDSMEKFRSRDEEHLEICDMASKPIPLMLNRQMIKILEDMRAPAQWFLELQEKELQRLRAITDNVQNVATFLKLQCVGDSVHLSQFLKDLDKMNIDYRRDQFLRGIVEAVVLRELRLLKHKARIPVPYGVTLFGVMDETGLLREGEVYVTFETVDGRFKDPPTAGPVVVTRSPALHPGDIQIAHNAIPPAGHPLRELKNCIVFSQNGERDLPSQLSGGDLDGDTFNVIWDQSIVATLRTFAAADYPRVEPLKLNREVESKDMADFFVEFMKADHLGVIAVRHMILADERNEGTLDADCLKLAALHSKAVDFSKSGIHVDITELPRPPMYRPDFLVNGPDIKIHDKSTIDMEEQYLRQDDDDGDDTPRYKYYKSDKILGRLFRAVDEKKIWTKNIKLEVPSGGVPFWKEVESSLLKRVRGIGQVQWQHRLDEARRICESYEDGIKDAMVEFADSPTQPLKELEVVMGFILNKKGIQSRRQRDKSSKLSDAFARITKMVTNVLRPSTPPEEATSELHALELCLACFYVAGEKKSQPQESWKRQIATGLESFRLVAGSALLLEIKAQEQKIRLRHAARSGGFVGVRGGSRVAGRGGRGGHRQPARVDVNTAAEAATLQTADTGAAFGLGSPSSTSAPTTPSSGSNYTPSSGSDMRDGIFNSPTGPYAGYQPELVHAQAGARTAGTSGGQVPSAAPANMPVRLAPADKVAHLAALYAQMQIYQRH